In Myxococcales bacterium, the DNA window CCGGGGCAAGCGTCGCAGCCGCCTGAGCTGCCAGCTCCCGAGCGCAGCGTTCGGCGAGCGACGCACGCATCCTGCCCAGATCGTCTCGGGCCCCATCCAGCTCCCGGCGAAGTTTTTCGATGGCGCCTCCGACGTCGAGCGGGCCACAGGTGAAGCTCTTGCCAAGCGCGCGTAACGTGAGCGACTCGTTCACCAGTAGTTCTCGGGCAGGTGAGCCGGCCACGAACGTCACACGGGTGCCGCCCTTGTAGCGCTCGGTGCTGACGACCCGCAAGAGACCGATCTGGGCGGTGTGTGTGCAGTGAGTGCCGCCACAAGGCGTGAAGTCGAAGTCGCCGATGGAAACGATCCGGATCAGCTCTTCGACCTTCGGCGCCCGGCGGAGCGGCAACGCGGCGAGCTCGTCCCGAGTGGGGAAAAAACCGCGCACCGGCAGATCGTCGTCGACGATGGCCGTTGCCAGGCTCTCCGCCCGTTCGAGCTCGGCATCCGGGAGCTCTGCGCGATTGACGTCGATGGTGCAGGCGCTCTCACCCAGGCGGGCCGACAGGGTCTCTGCGCCAGCCACCTCCAAGAGCGCGCGCGACAGCACATGCTGCGCGGTGTGCTCTGCCATGTGACGCCGGCGCCGTCCGCGGTCGACCGTGCCCTGCACCTTCGCCCCGATGTCCGGCAGCGCACCAGCGAGCACGTGATGAATCACGCCCAACTCGTCGACCTGCACGTCCACGACTGGGTGCCCCGCGAGCGAGCCGCCATCCGGCAGCTGACCGCCACCCTCCGGATAAAAAGCGCTGCGATCGAGGATCAGCGACGGGCGATGCTCGTGGCTGCCGTGCGCCACGACCGTTGCTTCGAACTCGAGAGCCAGCGGGTCTTCGAAGTAGAGCCGTGCAGTGGGCATGTGCACGGGGACTATACGACCTGCGCACTCCTGTTGCCCGCTCGGAACGCCG includes these proteins:
- a CDS encoding alanyl-tRNA editing protein; protein product: MPTARLYFEDPLALEFEATVVAHGSHEHRPSLILDRSAFYPEGGGQLPDGGSLAGHPVVDVQVDELGVIHHVLAGALPDIGAKVQGTVDRGRRRRHMAEHTAQHVLSRALLEVAGAETLSARLGESACTIDVNRAELPDAELERAESLATAIVDDDLPVRGFFPTRDELAALPLRRAPKVEELIRIVSIGDFDFTPCGGTHCTHTAQIGLLRVVSTERYKGGTRVTFVAGSPARELLVNESLTLRALGKSFTCGPLDVGGAIEKLRRELDGARDDLGRMRASLAERCARELAAQAAATLAPELIARVDGANRALLASIAARITERPDAVAILAGSEHDSMPLFVARGAHSRFDCGAFVKRLARAAGGRGGGRPERAEGSLPLDFAFEIGARAALAG